In Desulfomonile tiedjei DSM 6799, a genomic segment contains:
- a CDS encoding ABC transporter ATP-binding protein, whose amino-acid sequence MTPAYEIEGLTFTYGTVPVISLDRLEIPAGEIVGLVGPNGSGKTTLLHMLAFIEEPGQGDIRFFGQSCTESNRLALRRKVGLLLQNPYLFHSTVLSNLTWGLKIRDVPRHVAAEAALKALALVGLGGFEGRYARALSGGETQRVALARALVLDPEVLLLDEPANHMDKESIERTESIVSTLNREHGKTVILTSHNASTVQNLAHRILYVEQGRVVPASLDNLFSGNLVQDGSVFRTERISVDLPDRMNSGSRLVIDAQQIRLLLDTPEPDLKNVFSGLLSAMTLENGKIKVKVDAEESFQIVLEKSDPLVSNIRLGQRCWFHLTPSSIKVF is encoded by the coding sequence ATGACCCCGGCGTACGAAATAGAAGGGCTCACTTTCACGTACGGGACCGTCCCGGTGATTTCATTGGATCGCCTGGAGATTCCCGCAGGGGAAATAGTCGGCCTGGTAGGTCCGAACGGATCGGGCAAGACAACTCTGCTGCACATGCTCGCCTTTATCGAGGAACCCGGCCAGGGTGATATTCGGTTCTTCGGTCAATCGTGCACTGAATCGAATCGCCTTGCATTGAGACGAAAGGTCGGGTTGCTGCTGCAAAACCCCTATCTGTTTCACAGCACGGTTCTGAGCAACCTCACCTGGGGACTTAAAATACGCGACGTTCCCCGGCACGTTGCAGCGGAGGCTGCCCTGAAGGCGCTCGCGTTGGTGGGCCTTGGCGGATTCGAGGGCCGGTATGCCAGGGCACTTTCCGGTGGAGAAACGCAGCGGGTCGCTCTGGCACGGGCATTGGTGCTCGATCCCGAGGTGCTCCTGCTGGATGAACCAGCGAACCACATGGATAAGGAAAGCATCGAACGCACAGAGAGTATCGTTTCCACCTTGAACCGGGAACATGGCAAAACCGTGATCCTCACGAGCCACAATGCATCCACCGTGCAGAATCTTGCACATCGGATCCTCTATGTCGAGCAAGGGAGAGTCGTGCCCGCGTCTCTGGACAATCTTTTTTCGGGCAATCTCGTCCAGGATGGGTCGGTTTTCCGGACCGAACGCATATCCGTAGACTTGCCGGATCGCATGAATTCGGGCTCGCGATTGGTGATCGATGCGCAACAGATACGGCTGTTGCTCGATACTCCCGAACCGGATCTCAAGAATGTGTTTTCTGGCCTACTGAGTGCGATGACTTTGGAGAACGGCAAGATCAAGGTCAAAGTCGATGCCGAAGAATCGTTCCAGATTGTTTTGGAGAAGTCCGACCCTCTTGTTTCCAATATCAGATTGGGACAGAGATGCTGGTTCCATCTCACCCCCTCTTCCATAAAGGTTTTCTAA
- a CDS encoding enoyl-CoA hydratase/isomerase family protein, producing MEFIIQSVQDNIASITLNRGKVNPINEAFAEELKSCFQELATNPEVKAVIITGRGSFFSFGLDIPEFLGYSRQDFIRFVTKFADLYTYVFLYPKPVIASLNGHTVAGGCMLATACDYRIMASGKGKISLNEINFGSSLFPGSAEMLKYCTGQRNAETVAFTGAMFSPEEGKGLGLVDLVVSPEELEATSLKIAKEYAHRYGPAFESIKKLLRTDTTAEMKRKDELYRDEMVDIWYSESTWKQLQNIKIHG from the coding sequence ATGGAATTCATCATCCAGTCCGTTCAGGACAACATAGCGTCGATCACCCTTAATCGCGGTAAAGTCAATCCCATAAACGAGGCTTTTGCAGAGGAGCTAAAATCCTGTTTTCAAGAGCTCGCGACAAATCCTGAGGTGAAGGCCGTAATTATAACAGGCAGGGGCTCCTTCTTTTCCTTTGGGCTCGACATACCCGAGTTCCTCGGGTACTCGCGACAAGACTTCATTCGATTTGTTACGAAATTTGCGGACCTGTACACATACGTGTTTCTCTATCCGAAACCGGTAATAGCCTCTCTCAATGGGCACACGGTTGCGGGTGGATGCATGCTCGCAACAGCATGCGATTATCGCATTATGGCCTCGGGTAAAGGCAAAATCAGCCTGAACGAAATCAACTTCGGTTCGTCTCTGTTTCCAGGAAGCGCTGAAATGCTCAAGTACTGCACAGGGCAGAGAAACGCCGAAACAGTAGCATTCACCGGAGCCATGTTCTCCCCGGAAGAAGGCAAGGGGCTCGGACTGGTGGATTTGGTGGTCTCACCGGAAGAACTCGAGGCAACCTCACTCAAAATTGCCAAAGAATATGCTCATCGATACGGGCCTGCTTTCGAAAGCATAAAGAAGCTTCTCCGCACCGATACCACAGCAGAGATGAAGCGCAAGGATGAGCTGTACCGTGATGAGATGGTAGATATCTGGTACTCGGAAAGCACATGGAAACAATTGCAGAATATAAAGATTCACGGATGA
- a CDS encoding MBL fold metallo-hydrolase: MRLTPLASGSSGNSFLVEGNGSAILVDAGLSAKQLTARLASAGVDPGSLKGILISHGHSDHVKGAGVLSRKYHIPVLANRRTWQAIHQVLGKVHDVQLFETGKVFEYQCFRIHPFSVPHDCVDPVGFRISCGSARMGIATDLGTTTGLVLNLMTDLHVIVLESNHDPDMLRDGPYPWELKQRVRGRLGHLSNTESSKVLQRIVSDELQAVVLAHMSETNNTPELALECASSSLKAFLRNRGTLCCATQNEVGPTIEW; the protein is encoded by the coding sequence ATGAGATTAACCCCACTGGCCAGCGGCAGTTCCGGAAATTCATTTCTTGTTGAAGGAAACGGTTCGGCCATTTTGGTGGACGCCGGGTTATCCGCCAAACAATTGACGGCCCGCTTAGCCAGTGCAGGTGTCGATCCCGGATCGCTCAAAGGCATACTCATTTCACACGGCCACTCGGATCATGTGAAAGGCGCGGGGGTGCTCTCTCGCAAGTATCACATTCCTGTCCTGGCTAATCGCCGGACATGGCAGGCGATTCACCAGGTTCTTGGCAAAGTGCATGATGTGCAGCTTTTTGAGACCGGGAAGGTATTCGAATACCAGTGTTTCCGGATCCATCCGTTTTCCGTTCCCCACGACTGCGTAGACCCTGTGGGATTCAGGATTTCATGTGGATCGGCCCGCATGGGTATCGCAACTGACCTGGGTACCACCACGGGACTCGTCCTGAATCTCATGACAGATCTCCACGTAATCGTTCTGGAGAGTAATCACGATCCGGACATGTTGAGAGACGGCCCGTATCCCTGGGAGCTCAAGCAACGGGTCCGGGGCAGATTGGGACATCTTTCCAATACCGAGAGCTCCAAAGTGCTGCAGCGTATCGTGTCTGACGAGCTGCAAGCCGTTGTGTTGGCGCACATGTCTGAAACGAACAATACTCCGGAGCTGGCCCTGGAATGTGCGTCATCTTCTTTGAAGGCTTTTCTCCGAAATAGAGGCACCTTATGTTGCGCTACCCAGAACGAGGTCGGGCCGACCATTGAATGGTGA
- a CDS encoding PH domain-containing protein, with product MENRDYRVDSRMIPPVVLAMISGFSLLIFEGPTQRGFLLIIILIPFFYLGAEILSRHITVGPEGLTIRKFLRTVRVEWLHIESLDAIRSGNKLFLILATSSSRPIIITNTIYGFRELADAILRHVPGTIVSGGAKEILEQTPSKLGPVVQAWIVCVVLAGVLAGRLAGYGS from the coding sequence ATGGAAAACAGGGACTATCGAGTGGATTCAAGGATGATACCACCTGTTGTACTTGCGATGATTTCGGGTTTTTCTCTGTTAATTTTCGAAGGACCGACCCAAAGAGGTTTCCTGCTCATCATAATTCTCATCCCTTTCTTCTATCTTGGAGCTGAAATCTTATCAAGACATATTACTGTCGGCCCTGAGGGCTTGACGATACGGAAGTTTTTGCGGACCGTACGCGTTGAATGGCTCCATATAGAATCTTTGGATGCGATCAGATCCGGGAATAAGCTGTTCCTCATTCTCGCCACATCTTCCAGCCGTCCGATCATCATTACTAACACCATTTATGGTTTCAGAGAACTTGCCGATGCAATCCTCAGACATGTGCCGGGGACTATTGTTTCCGGAGGGGCGAAAGAAATTCTTGAACAGACGCCTTCCAAACTTGGGCCGGTAGTCCAGGCCTGGATTGTCTGCGTTGTGCTTGCGGGAGTTCTCGCAGGTAGACTCGCGGGATACGGTTCTTGA
- a CDS encoding S41 family peptidase — protein sequence MKITTSFRSAVLILVTVSFFVLPVHAFSADESPDYKELRLFRMVMQLVQKNYVKDVSDKDLIQGAITGMLQSLDPHSSYMTEEMFKELQVETKGEFEGLGIEITLENGVLTIISPIEDTPAFKAGLKPGDKIIKIDGEPTKNITLVKAVKKMRGPKDSKVTLTIMREGFKKFKDFEISRAKIHVKSVKKELIEPGYPYVRIANFQETTETDLADAIKDYGEDDKIKGLVLDLRNNPGGLLDQAWKVSNLFVDRNALIVYTDGRAKDQRMDFRATKSGKHYKFKIAVLINKGSASASEIVAGALQDYDRAVVFGTKSFGKASVQTIIPLGNGSGLRLTTAYYYTPKGRHIQKTGIHPDVDLEQEVTKQEEADLEEESKPIDQKKRKDRYLRSKADPEHDPVLKKALEWLKSDIAVKQYKLDNQKPPIPETAALNEK from the coding sequence ATGAAGATTACCACATCTTTCCGATCCGCCGTTTTGATACTCGTGACAGTCAGCTTTTTCGTGCTGCCTGTCCACGCGTTTAGCGCGGATGAGTCACCGGATTATAAAGAATTACGTCTTTTTCGTATGGTTATGCAGTTGGTTCAGAAGAATTATGTGAAGGATGTATCTGATAAGGATCTGATTCAGGGCGCTATTACGGGTATGCTTCAGTCGCTGGATCCCCATTCATCGTACATGACCGAAGAAATGTTCAAAGAGCTTCAGGTCGAGACCAAAGGCGAATTTGAAGGACTCGGAATAGAAATTACGCTGGAAAATGGCGTGCTTACGATTATCTCGCCTATCGAAGACACACCTGCATTCAAAGCAGGGCTGAAACCCGGTGACAAGATTATCAAAATAGACGGCGAGCCCACGAAGAATATCACGCTTGTCAAAGCAGTAAAGAAAATGCGCGGCCCGAAAGATAGCAAGGTAACTCTCACCATCATGCGCGAAGGTTTCAAGAAATTCAAAGATTTTGAGATCTCCCGAGCCAAAATTCATGTAAAGTCCGTCAAAAAGGAACTCATCGAACCGGGTTACCCGTATGTGCGGATTGCGAATTTCCAGGAGACTACAGAGACGGATCTCGCGGATGCAATCAAAGACTACGGTGAGGATGACAAGATCAAGGGTTTGGTTCTGGACCTCCGAAACAATCCGGGAGGATTGCTGGATCAGGCTTGGAAAGTCTCAAACCTCTTTGTGGATCGCAATGCTCTCATAGTATATACCGATGGTAGAGCCAAAGATCAGCGGATGGATTTTCGTGCAACCAAATCCGGGAAACATTACAAGTTCAAGATTGCGGTTCTTATTAACAAAGGAAGCGCAAGTGCTTCGGAAATTGTGGCCGGAGCACTCCAGGATTACGATCGTGCAGTCGTTTTCGGAACCAAGTCTTTCGGAAAAGCATCAGTGCAGACGATTATTCCTTTGGGGAACGGGTCAGGTTTGAGATTGACCACGGCATATTATTACACGCCAAAGGGACGTCACATCCAGAAAACCGGTATTCACCCGGATGTAGATCTCGAGCAGGAAGTGACGAAGCAAGAGGAAGCAGATCTGGAAGAAGAATCGAAACCTATCGATCAGAAGAAGAGAAAAGATCGTTACCTCAGAAGCAAGGCCGATCCCGAGCATGATCCGGTTTTGAAGAAGGCTCTGGAATGGCTCAAGTCGGATATTGCGGTAAAGCAGTATAAGCTGGACAACCAGAAACCGCCTATTCCCGAAACTGCAGCATTAAACGAAAAATAG
- a CDS encoding radical SAM protein yields the protein MDLSLDFEQGPIRPPSEAGSLLLRVTRNCPWNRCAFCSTYRGRKFSRRSLEEIKSDVDAARNVWDSIIEMSRASGSGGALTRQVLSEILRDPSLPDSFRSVAYWMASGGRTVFLQDANSLMLSTDMLSEILHYVRQRFPQVERITSYARGLTLKGKSVDELIRLKEAGLTRLHVGMESGSDKVLEFIQKGVRSEHLIEGGRRVVAAGISLCLYVIPGIGGVDLSHEHVVETARVVNAINPAHMRFRTLYVRRGTALAEMVQKGQFVPPSEDVMVREIRTIIELLDGVTTTIVSDHILNLLEEIEGTLPQDKPRMLATIDRYLSMSDEDRLLFQLGRRGGALRSLDDFADREVMSSLIEARKQIEREVPGGIPEYMEAVKRRFV from the coding sequence ATGGACTTATCGTTGGATTTCGAGCAAGGGCCCATCCGGCCCCCAAGTGAGGCTGGAAGCCTTCTCTTGCGCGTCACGAGAAACTGTCCGTGGAACAGATGTGCCTTTTGTTCCACATATCGTGGAAGAAAATTTTCCAGAAGAAGTCTTGAGGAAATCAAGAGCGATGTCGATGCAGCTCGAAACGTATGGGATTCCATCATTGAAATGTCGCGCGCATCCGGCAGCGGGGGCGCACTGACGCGGCAAGTGTTATCGGAAATATTACGCGATCCCTCACTTCCCGATTCCTTTCGATCTGTTGCGTACTGGATGGCTTCCGGCGGCCGTACGGTTTTTCTTCAGGACGCCAATTCGCTGATGCTTTCCACCGACATGTTGTCAGAGATTCTCCATTATGTAAGACAACGATTCCCTCAAGTGGAGAGGATCACTTCGTACGCGAGGGGCCTCACGCTGAAGGGCAAATCGGTTGACGAACTCATCCGTCTCAAAGAGGCAGGTTTGACGCGTCTGCATGTGGGTATGGAATCAGGCTCGGATAAGGTGCTTGAATTCATCCAAAAGGGCGTTCGATCGGAGCATCTCATAGAAGGCGGAAGACGAGTCGTTGCTGCAGGTATTTCCCTGTGTCTCTACGTCATTCCCGGAATTGGGGGAGTTGACCTGTCCCACGAACACGTTGTGGAGACAGCGCGTGTCGTGAACGCAATCAATCCCGCTCACATGAGATTCAGAACTCTTTATGTCAGACGGGGTACGGCTCTGGCTGAAATGGTGCAGAAGGGTCAATTCGTTCCTCCTTCCGAAGATGTGATGGTCCGAGAAATTCGGACTATCATCGAGCTTCTCGATGGGGTTACTACGACCATAGTGAGCGATCACATATTGAACCTGCTCGAGGAGATAGAAGGTACTCTCCCCCAGGACAAACCCCGTATGCTGGCCACGATAGACAGATACTTGAGCATGTCTGACGAAGACCGGCTGTTATTCCAGTTGGGTCGACGCGGTGGGGCATTGCGGAGTCTGGACGATTTTGCAGACCGTGAGGTCATGAGCAGTTTGATAGAGGCAAGAAAACAAATCGAAAGAGAAGTACCCGGGGGGATTCCCGAATACATGGAGGCGGTGAAGCGAAGATTTGTCTAG
- a CDS encoding protein kinase domain-containing protein, with amino-acid sequence MKLACARGTLVQAAVCLTLVFLTVQFASAKENLPEAVQISAPDGLSTNIYSHPEKKSDLLGIALQGDILEVRGVQGEFYEIRLSVDKKVSGFVLRDHTSPYEDTDKKSVLTPTVIAIGAVIALIALAAGFLVFRARKTHETAQQVASIPASIKRGEELFRAGEYGEAIREFRSYISLQGGEVRNPDVYRRLTVCYQNTNEIREAALAWEKMRSLGGLKNLDDYSLGVELMSALGREAEAANIYEQLLQHENDEDKRCEIHKKLLDIYRRLKDGKKVVQHAMKLRTLGTTDPNILPDTIHYLIAEGQTDVAIESNSRELVVEICTEFLEDKAQTPEAGRIYLKALEYDRTDQRLHRMLANIYNESGDVKRAVSELTILHQLDKDQSEVYLEEAARIYLEKNRISTAIAEGNPLIIKKIAQLYLARSEVNPEAVAIYEKVLEFQPKAVGINRMLSTVYLTRGELDKYMSKLRLLYEIDGSNHDYLSDLAKCIIDNDMIDETLKEGNRDLNAKIVKQLIKQGKATDTAVSLLEKLIRVEPDNVTVRAALAKAYERRSEKEKCFDHVLHILRIRPDDEEFSGMAASLAAELNRLHDLPKKGHPRVLVSAAEEIITRNMTDSFARQILELACEHDPSEFRFSSYLGNLKSATAVPLPQLEAASEPKNEDKPEIRPEVKPAIKPEPRKKASPEISSKKVADRKIEPTPPPRPPAARPKPKQPPQKVKSPQKTEEIRIEKIHDAKDVTAKVRSAKTPDRKEQIGPPDEKPVIRTETPRSAPTVVPDPLQKKEEKPAGPPQQAIRFTDEVLTEERAVTTFVSGHASGRTGNEFAREELLLPTAGGLAYKEMEALVQDGWGSIHVGMEVNTGRPVLIRLFRKGIMEPLAMKEFVAQVSETSYNAVHDNILPLEEVVRGLGGAHALVHPFFSRTLEGVMRDKRRPDLPIRLDMIQKVLNALVFAHNYTGMDGTPRKTYHLQLQSNLVFVSNDYKRLQIAGFGHSQIYRNILRPKQPRWQDPGMNPQFMPPEFFRSKANIKEKAADIYSLGILIYYMATGEYPFEGPAFDDYKFQHIRIFAAPPRLIDPTIPDWLEPIILGCLEKDADKRWDSVKEIANAFAKGLSHQT; translated from the coding sequence TTGAAACTCGCATGCGCCAGAGGAACTCTCGTACAAGCGGCTGTTTGCCTCACATTGGTATTCCTTACCGTACAATTCGCCAGCGCAAAAGAAAACCTTCCTGAAGCGGTGCAGATTTCCGCGCCGGACGGACTGTCTACGAACATTTACAGCCACCCTGAGAAAAAATCCGATCTCCTCGGGATCGCACTTCAGGGAGACATTCTCGAGGTCCGCGGAGTTCAAGGCGAGTTTTACGAAATCCGACTGTCCGTGGACAAGAAGGTATCCGGTTTTGTGCTTCGCGATCACACAAGCCCCTATGAGGACACTGATAAGAAATCCGTTCTGACTCCCACTGTTATAGCTATAGGTGCCGTGATTGCCTTGATAGCCTTGGCAGCAGGATTTCTGGTGTTCAGAGCTCGAAAGACCCATGAAACCGCTCAGCAAGTAGCGTCAATCCCCGCTTCCATAAAAAGAGGCGAAGAGTTGTTCAGAGCCGGAGAATACGGCGAAGCTATCCGCGAATTCAGGAGCTATATTTCCCTTCAGGGTGGTGAGGTCCGGAATCCCGACGTGTACAGGCGCTTGACGGTATGCTATCAGAATACGAATGAAATCCGGGAGGCCGCTCTTGCATGGGAGAAAATGAGAAGTCTGGGAGGGCTGAAGAACCTGGACGACTACAGCCTTGGCGTGGAACTCATGAGCGCCCTGGGTCGCGAGGCTGAGGCAGCGAATATTTACGAGCAATTGCTACAGCACGAAAATGATGAAGACAAACGTTGTGAAATCCATAAGAAGCTTCTCGATATCTATCGACGCTTAAAAGACGGAAAAAAAGTCGTACAGCATGCAATGAAGCTGAGAACACTGGGGACCACGGATCCCAATATACTCCCGGATACAATCCATTATCTGATTGCTGAAGGTCAAACGGATGTTGCCATCGAGAGCAACAGTCGCGAGCTTGTTGTAGAGATTTGCACGGAATTCCTGGAGGATAAGGCCCAAACGCCCGAAGCCGGAAGGATATACCTTAAAGCTCTCGAATACGACAGGACGGATCAGCGCCTCCACCGCATGCTCGCCAACATATACAACGAGAGCGGTGATGTGAAAAGGGCCGTGAGTGAATTGACCATTCTGCATCAACTGGATAAGGATCAATCGGAGGTATACCTCGAAGAGGCTGCCAGAATTTATCTGGAGAAGAATAGAATCTCCACAGCCATTGCAGAAGGTAATCCCCTCATCATAAAGAAAATTGCTCAGCTCTATCTCGCTCGATCGGAAGTGAATCCCGAAGCCGTTGCAATTTACGAAAAAGTGCTGGAATTTCAGCCCAAGGCTGTAGGCATTAACAGAATGCTTAGTACTGTTTACCTCACCCGGGGAGAACTCGACAAATACATGAGCAAGCTACGGTTGCTGTATGAAATCGATGGTTCCAACCATGATTACCTGAGCGATCTGGCAAAATGCATTATCGATAACGATATGATTGACGAAACCCTGAAAGAAGGGAATCGCGATCTCAATGCCAAGATAGTCAAGCAATTGATTAAACAGGGCAAGGCGACAGATACGGCGGTGAGTCTTCTTGAGAAATTGATAAGAGTCGAACCTGACAACGTTACTGTTCGGGCGGCCTTAGCAAAAGCATACGAACGAAGATCGGAAAAGGAAAAGTGCTTCGATCATGTGCTTCACATACTTCGAATTCGACCCGATGATGAAGAATTTTCCGGAATGGCCGCTTCATTGGCCGCGGAGCTGAATCGATTGCACGATTTGCCGAAAAAAGGACACCCACGAGTTCTGGTTTCTGCAGCAGAAGAGATTATCACAAGAAATATGACCGATTCTTTTGCTCGGCAAATCCTGGAACTCGCATGCGAGCATGATCCCTCCGAATTTCGTTTCTCCAGCTATCTTGGAAATCTGAAATCCGCAACCGCTGTTCCTCTCCCTCAACTGGAAGCAGCCTCCGAACCAAAGAACGAAGACAAACCGGAAATCAGACCCGAAGTCAAGCCGGCAATCAAACCGGAACCAAGGAAAAAAGCCAGTCCGGAAATTTCATCCAAGAAGGTCGCTGACCGGAAAATCGAGCCTACTCCTCCGCCAAGACCGCCTGCAGCACGGCCGAAGCCCAAGCAGCCCCCTCAGAAGGTGAAATCTCCACAAAAAACTGAAGAAATCAGGATCGAGAAGATTCACGATGCAAAGGATGTCACTGCAAAGGTCAGGTCTGCAAAAACACCGGATAGGAAAGAACAGATCGGCCCTCCTGATGAAAAGCCTGTAATAAGAACAGAAACGCCTCGGAGCGCCCCCACAGTCGTCCCTGACCCATTGCAGAAGAAAGAAGAGAAACCTGCAGGACCTCCGCAACAGGCGATCCGCTTTACGGATGAAGTCCTGACGGAAGAGCGCGCTGTTACCACCTTTGTTTCAGGTCATGCCAGCGGGCGAACCGGAAATGAATTCGCGAGAGAGGAGCTGCTTCTTCCCACAGCCGGAGGGTTGGCGTACAAGGAGATGGAGGCGCTAGTACAGGACGGGTGGGGCAGCATTCATGTGGGTATGGAGGTGAATACCGGCCGTCCGGTGCTCATCCGTTTATTTCGGAAAGGTATCATGGAACCTCTCGCTATGAAGGAGTTCGTGGCACAGGTTTCCGAAACGTCCTACAATGCAGTGCATGACAACATCCTTCCCCTGGAGGAAGTCGTTCGTGGTCTCGGAGGGGCCCATGCCCTCGTGCACCCATTCTTCTCCCGCACCCTTGAGGGAGTGATGCGGGATAAGCGGCGTCCTGATCTCCCTATCAGGTTGGATATGATCCAAAAGGTGTTGAATGCGCTGGTATTCGCGCACAACTACACTGGTATGGACGGAACACCTAGAAAAACATATCACCTGCAACTCCAATCCAATCTCGTATTTGTCAGCAATGACTACAAGAGGCTGCAAATAGCAGGTTTTGGGCATTCCCAGATTTACAGGAATATTTTACGGCCAAAGCAACCCAGATGGCAGGATCCTGGAATGAATCCCCAGTTTATGCCGCCTGAGTTTTTCAGGTCAAAGGCGAACATCAAAGAAAAAGCAGCTGATATTTATTCATTAGGCATTCTAATCTACTACATGGCAACCGGTGAATATCCATTCGAAGGACCCGCATTCGATGATTACAAATTTCAACATATACGAATTTTCGCGGCTCCGCCGAGACTTATAGATCCCACCATCCCCGACTGGCTGGAACCGATTATCCTGGGCTGTCTCGAAAAAGATGCTGACAAACGTTGGGACAGCGTCAAGGAAATCGCAAATGCATTCGCCAAAGGATTGAGTCATCAAACCTAA
- a CDS encoding M23 family metallopeptidase, which translates to MEQRAVRRHLYHIVDVKREFRFENRKRGLSGRVGATLVVILLTCSAICLFYLPGNSNHFPSSCSLPAATMNKFEESACKELTDAAADSEKPYCEDLQEITEVTGQGETLLSLMGDNIPDEASAQRVATIIANEIQRHSDPKLNARTALKPGTRYTISLNKDDQFLKATIELDPSNVYHIVSEPTGLRTWKEEVVLDFKTEVLCFKMRGSLAESVLSAGEGAKLASELAAVFRYDIDFQSESMRGDTCRVLFERRYADDKPSGYGQVLAAVYEGKKTGIKTAVWFKDQYYDEKGVELKKSFLRSPLSVIRITSHYGNRFHPILRVWRKHNGVDYGAAAGTPVKSIANGVVTFAGWQNGYGKYVIIRHNNGYESRYGHLQKYFVQAGQSIRQGDRIGLVGMTGLATGPHLDFQLLSHNRHVNPLSVIRIETPKTVVAPLKPRFLFVKQECLEPLLNANRQAFTKTDTGNRLALNNR; encoded by the coding sequence ATGGAACAAAGGGCTGTGAGAAGGCATCTTTATCATATTGTCGACGTAAAGCGGGAATTCCGCTTTGAAAATCGGAAACGCGGTCTCTCGGGAAGAGTGGGCGCAACCCTCGTGGTGATTTTGCTAACCTGCTCCGCTATCTGCCTCTTCTATCTCCCTGGTAATTCAAACCATTTTCCATCTTCCTGTAGTCTTCCCGCTGCTACGATGAACAAATTCGAGGAGAGCGCGTGCAAGGAATTGACGGATGCCGCAGCCGATTCTGAGAAGCCGTACTGCGAAGACCTTCAGGAAATTACCGAAGTCACCGGACAGGGAGAAACACTGCTTTCTCTCATGGGAGACAATATTCCGGATGAAGCCTCGGCCCAACGCGTCGCGACCATAATCGCCAATGAAATTCAGAGACACTCCGACCCCAAGCTGAACGCTCGAACCGCCCTCAAGCCAGGAACTCGATACACCATCAGTCTCAATAAAGATGACCAGTTTCTCAAAGCAACTATCGAGCTGGACCCGTCAAATGTCTACCATATAGTCTCTGAACCTACAGGACTGCGAACATGGAAAGAAGAAGTAGTCCTGGATTTCAAGACTGAGGTGCTTTGTTTTAAAATGCGCGGATCTCTCGCTGAATCGGTCTTGAGTGCTGGAGAAGGCGCAAAACTGGCATCGGAATTGGCAGCGGTATTCCGCTATGACATAGATTTTCAGTCTGAATCGATGAGGGGCGACACCTGTCGGGTCCTTTTCGAGAGAAGATACGCTGACGATAAGCCTTCAGGATACGGCCAGGTTTTGGCAGCCGTTTATGAGGGCAAGAAAACCGGTATCAAAACAGCCGTCTGGTTTAAGGATCAGTATTATGATGAAAAAGGAGTGGAACTCAAAAAGAGTTTTCTCCGATCGCCGCTGAGCGTCATTCGAATTACTTCACATTACGGAAACCGATTTCACCCTATCCTGAGAGTTTGGCGAAAACACAATGGTGTGGACTACGGAGCTGCTGCGGGAACTCCGGTAAAGAGCATTGCCAATGGCGTTGTCACTTTCGCAGGATGGCAGAACGGCTACGGAAAATACGTGATTATCCGGCATAACAATGGCTATGAGAGCCGGTACGGGCATCTTCAAAAATACTTCGTCCAAGCGGGTCAATCTATAAGACAAGGCGACAGGATAGGTTTGGTAGGCATGACCGGTCTCGCTACCGGACCGCACCTGGATTTTCAACTGCTCTCTCATAACAGGCACGTGAATCCTCTTAGCGTCATAAGAATAGAGACCCCCAAGACAGTTGTCGCTCCACTGAAACCTCGATTCCTTTTCGTGAAACAGGAATGCCTGGAACCCTTGCTGAATGCAAATCGTCAGGCTTTCACGAAAACGGACACCGGCAATCGGTTGGCGTTGAATAATCGCTGA